Within the Acidobacteriota bacterium genome, the region GCTCTATCGATTCCAAGTTCTGTTGCTAATTGTCCTCTGAATATGTTTCCACCGCCTGAAACAATAGCTATTCCCACGCCAAGGGAATTAAGTTCGGAAATCTCCTGAGAAATTGTCTGAATTGTGTTTGGATCTATTCCATACCCTCTCTCGCCCTGGAGGGCTTCTCCGCTCAATTTTAAAAGAACTCTTTTATACATTAATTTATGGATTCTCCCTGCTGAAATCTCACAAACCTTCTTACCACTATATTTTCGCCAAATTTATTAATGTAATGGGCTAAATATTGCTTAACTTTCATTTTTTCATCTTTCACAAAAGGTTGCTCAAGCAAGCACACTTCTTCATAGAATTTTTTCATTTTTCCATCGATTATCTTTTCAATTACTGCTTCAGGCTTCCCTGAAGATATTAATTGGTCTCTGTATATTTCTCTTTCTTTATTTAAAATATTTTCAGGAATAGAATCTTGAGAAATATATTTAGGATTCATCGCAGCAATATGCATCGCAATATCTTTCACAAGATTTTGAAATTCTTCATTTTGGGAAACAAAGTCAGTCTCACATCCAAGTTCAACTAAAACACCTATTTTACCCTTCATATGTATGTAAGAACCAATAGCGCCTTGATAGGTTTCTCTTCCAGAGATTTTTTCAGCCCTCTCGAAGCCTTTTTTACGAAGGATTTCAATGGCTTTTTCAATATCTCCCTTGCTTTCTTCCAGAGCTTTTTTGCATTCCATTATACTTATCCCCGTTCTATTTCTCAGTTCCTTAACCTGTTCCATTAAGTCATACATTTTAACTCTCCATTTTTTATTCTAATACGTTCAATTTTTTGATAACATCCTTATTTTCAATTTCTG harbors:
- the tsf gene encoding translation elongation factor Ts; translated protein: MYDLMEQVKELRNRTGISIMECKKALEESKGDIEKAIEILRKKGFERAEKISGRETYQGAIGSYIHMKGKIGVLVELGCETDFVSQNEEFQNLVKDIAMHIAAMNPKYISQDSIPENILNKEREIYRDQLISSGKPEAVIEKIIDGKMKKFYEEVCLLEQPFVKDEKMKVKQYLAHYINKFGENIVVRRFVRFQQGESIN